The Solanum pennellii chromosome 4, SPENNV200 genomic interval atttcggtcatagtctagggaggCACTTGTGAATTTTCTCCGAGTAAAACTATccttaaatgagaaaaaaagaggagctttttattttttaaaaagtcatgTATATCAGGTAAAATGAAGCAGATTTAGGcttgattttaaaatttgaattggtagttctttcttattttaattattaaacagattttttgtaaaactttatttgctgattttttttttaaaatgctaATGTGGGATAAATCCGATTTTTTTATTGTGAAGTTTTAATTGtcttaaattagtttagtttattaatattttaatcaaattttagagTTTGTGTATGAGCATTGCGCGGGAAGGTAATGAGAAGTTTTTGAAATGCCTATTTATattcctattttatttaaataataagttgagtttttttttttttaatttttaattttaaaacagatcatttcaaatttttaatttttaattttatctttatctttaatttttaaattgattatatcatgttaattttaagtaattttttaataaattattattattttttgttttaatttctaatttaatattattataaattacaaaaaaataatttttaattaataaaaattactaCTTTTTTTGCGATGCCAACATGTAGAGGTGTTACCCCtattacatataaataaaataaactaatttaatataattaaaaattacaaattacaaatagtaattttaattattaaaattttctattCTTCGTGGTGCTGATATGTGACACAAAGAGAAATACTTTAGaattatattttagtaagatcggaaaagggcctaaaataccctcaaagtgttggaaatggtataaaattaccctccatccacctattggctccaaaatacccttcccacccacctattgggtccaaaatacccttgtcatccaccttttggtttaaaattgaccacttatttaacggttttatatttaaactatttaaatattttttaaaatacgtggtgctcaactattgaaaataattataatttattaatataatttataaaccaacccactacccactcattactaactaaacttcacccaattaataatccaattataatatcaaaatcgtcataaacactactaaaacacgatgaaattatagattcctgaaaatgacattcaaaattattcgagtccgaatcgaagttccaattaaatttaggttgagccgcttatttaggaggacactttctttcaaaattcaattagaaatttatgattaaagataaagaagtaatacatcccgaattaatttatgaattttataccattttcaatactttaaggtattttaggcccttatCCGTAGTAAGATAATAAAAAGATACTACACACTATTATATTTGAGTTTTGTGAGAAAGAATGTGTATAAATATTCAAACTTAGTAAAGAATCTTACATGTGTCCTAAGCCAATATAATAATACTCCAGTCAAAATTGATACAAAGTAGGACAGATTTAATTCCAAGGTGGCAACTACACATTTTCTGTTCgttataaaaatcaattttccaGCCACCATTTTTACTTCTTTAGGAATATTTATGGACGTAGCAATTAGTATTGTTGgacaaaaaataattcttatttTGGCATATCAATcagtacatatatatttattttttgagtgAGCTGAATTGTTTTGACTTCAATAGATTATAGTAAACAAAAGTTGCTGAAAAAAATTATCCCATTTAATTTTTTGCCTATAAAAGAGCATATGTAACACAACATTGAAGAATCACCAAACACATAAATTTAACTCTTTTCAAAATGCAATTCTTGAGCTTGGCttccattttcctttttttatcttttctgtTTTTGTTAAGGAAATGGAAAAACTCGAATAGCCAATCGAAAAAATTGCCTCCAGGTCCATGGAAACTTCCTTTACTAGGAAGTATGCTTCATATGGTTGGTGGACTTCCACACCATGTTCTTAGAGATTTAGCCAAAAAGTATGGACCACTTATGCATCTTCAACTTGGTGAAGTCTCTGCTGTTGTTGTTACTTCTCCTGATATGGCGAAAGAAGTACTGAAAACTCATGACATCGCTTTTGCATCTAGGCCTAAACTTTTGGCCCCGGAGATTGTTTGTTACAACAGGTCTGATATTGCGTTTTGCCCCTATGGAGATTACTGGAGACAAATGCGTAAAATTTGTGTCTTGGAATTGTTGAGTGCCAAGAATGTCCGGTCATACAGCTCTATTAGGCGCGATGAAGTTGATCGTCTTGTTAATTTTATCAGGTCATCTTCGTCTTCGGATGAGCCGGTTAATTTTACTGAAAGGTTGTTTTTGTTCACAAGTTCCATGACATGTAGATCAGCATTTGGGAAAGTGTTTAAAGAACAGGACAAATTTATACAACTAATCAAAGAAGTGATTGGGTTAGCAGGAGGATTCGATGTGGCTGATATCTTCCCGTCATTGAAGTTTCTCCATGTGCTTAGTGGAATGAAAGGTAAAATAATGAATGCTCATCATAAGGTAGATGCAATTGTTGAAGATGTAATCAATGAGCACAAGAAGAACATTGCAATGGGGAAAACTAATGGTGCATTAGGTGGTGAAGATCTAATTGATGTTCTTTTAAGACTTATGAATGATGGAGGCCTTCAATTTCCGATCACCAACGACAACATCAAAGCTATTATCTTCGTAAGTACTATtgcatattatatatttttatttgtacgTATGATCGATCAATCACCACgaaataacttattttgttcCTATATGCAGGACATGTTTGCTGCGGGAACAGAGACTTCATCATCAACACTAGTGTGGGCAATGGTGCAACTGATGAAAAATCCAAGTGTATTCGCCAAAGCTCAAGCAGAAGTGCGAGAAGCCTTTAAAGACAGAGAAACGTTCGATGAAAATGATGTGGAGGAGCTGAAATACTTGAAGTTAGTCATTAAAGAAACGCTAAGACTCCATCCACCAGTTCCACTTTTAGTCCCAAGAGAATGTAGGGAAGAGACGGATATAAACGGTTACACTATTCCTGTGAAGACCAAAGTCATGGTCAATGTTTGGGCATTGGGAAGAGATCCGAAATATTGGGATGATGCAGAAAGCTTTAAGCCAGAGAGATTTGAGCAGAGCTCTGTAGACTTTATTGGTAACAATTTTGAGTATCTTCCGTTTGGGGGTGGGAGAAGGATTTGTCCCGGGATATCATTTGGTTTAGCTAATGTTTATTTACCGTTGGCTCAATTGTTATATCACTTCGATTGGAAACTCCCTAACGGAATGGAGCCAAAAGACTTGAACTTGACTGAATTGGTTGGAGTAACTGCTGCCAGAAAAGATGACCTTATTTTGGTTGCCACTCCTTATCAACAATGATTTTCAACAGTTTCATTTTTATAGAATAATTTCCTACTGAGCCCAATTATTATCCTATTTTTCTTCTGGAGTTTCCAGCTTTATCTACTTCGAATAcatgtatcttttttttttttaatgaccaAGAATATATATGTTGATCAAATAACATCTTttgtttatttcaaattttgctGATGAAACAAATTTGAAAGCATTTCACATGTTTTAGTGTATTGCAGGATATATGATATTGTTATTAAATTTCTCAGGGAAAGAAGGCCactaggggtgtcaaatgaGCGGGTTGAGTTGAAATTGAAGATAATAAAAAATGGGTTGAAATAGAAGTCCGTTCATCCATCTCCTCTCAGTTTGGGAAATCTTATAAGTCTCACAGTGTTGGTTTGTTCATCAGTCACATGTTCACTCCTATAATTAACAAACATAATAGTTGAATAAGTATATTCAAGTTCATGGTACATATCTACCAATTTGAACACCAAATAAGGAACATAATATGTCTTTGTGGCGAAATATTTTTGTTCCTATTCTTCCTCAAATATCCAACCAACATGAAAAGCCAATACATACCACTTCTGAGAATCTAAAAAAAACATTGTTAGAAACCTTTAAAGATAATTCtattaaaaaaacttaatgaTATATAGATTTTTCTCCCTTAGTAGGTACCAGATGCGAATTCGAATTAGTGGGCTTTGGCTACAGTATGGTTGATGAAAATTTAGATACcgtaaaagtatattttattcataGTGTTTGTACAGTATTTATAGAAGAACAAATAAAGACCAATTAAACTAATCTATCCCTAAttcataggaaatccttgaatcaaGGGATTTcctctgaactattttcctagaataatatattataatccTATATTTACAAGAGCAGATtctaatcaaatttatttgtggagtaaattataatcaaatctGTCAACTCAATGGTGAAGCAGATTATGACTAAATCTTCCAACTCAttcaacactccccctcaagttggcATGTAAATATCAAACATGCCTAACTTGCTCACGAAGGACTCAAAAGTAGTTCTGAAAAGACCTTTTGTGAAAATATCTGCAACTTGTTCAGTTATTGGAACAAAAGGAATGCACGTACTTCCATCTTCAATCTTCTATTTAATGAAGTGTCTGTCCACTTCCACATGCTATGCTCTATCATGTTGAACTGGATTATGAGCAATGCTTATGACAGCCTTATTGTCACAATACAAGTTCATTGGAAAACTCACAAGTCTTCTTAGTTCTTCCAAAAATCTCTTGAGCCACAATATTTCACAAATTTCGTGTGTCATGGATCGATACTGAGCCTCAACACTACTTCGAGCCACCACATTTTGCTTCTTAATTCTCCATGTCACTAAATTTCCCCAAACAAATGTACAATATCTAGATGTAGACCTCCTATCAATAGATGAACCAGCCCAATTTGCATCCGTATAAGCCTCAACACTTCTTTGCTCATTCTTTTTGAAGAACAACCCTTTCCTAGGTGAACTCTTTAGATACCTTAGGATTCGATACACAACTTCTTGGTGTTCTTCTCGCGGAGAATGCATGAATTGATTGACTAGGCTCACAACAAAGGAAATATCATGTCTAATATGTGACAAGTAAATCAACTTACCTACCAGTCTCTGATATTGACCCTTATCAATCAATTTTCCTTCCTATTACTAACTTTAGATTTGGATCAATTGGAGTTTCAGCTGGTCTACAGCCACACATTCTTGTTTCTTTTAACAGATCAAGAACATACTTCCTTTGTGAGTCACGAGATGACATCCTATTGATAATGTAAGTGGCACTCACGAGAGCCTCTCCCCAAAGGTGTTGAGGAACTTTACTACTACACATTAAAGCTCTCATTACCTTTAAAAAGTGTTATTTCTTTCGGCGataccattttgttgaggagtatcCGGACAAGAGCTTTGGTGTACTaccccatttttttaaaaaaacttcctAATTGTTCATTAAAAGATTCACGGCCATTATCACTCCGAAAAATCTTGATTTTCTCATTGAATTGTGCTTCCACCATGACATAAAAAGTCTCAAATACATTTTCAACCTCAAATTTGttcttcaataaaaaaaacCCAACTCAATCTAGTatgatcataaaaaaaatttacaaactaTCGTTTCCCAAACATTGTTGAAATTCTAGATGGTCCCTAAACATCAGTATGAATCATTGTAAACAGTTTTAAGCCTGATGATTttgagaaggaaaagaagatgTGTGATGCTTAGCCATTTCACCAAATTCACATTGGAATAAGGATgtatttctatttctaaataattgaggtaaaaaataataaaatcttggATGTCCAAGCCTATAGTGCCAAAGCATGACTTTAGTCAAAACAAAAGTATAGTTCAAACAAAGAGGATTCAGTTGTAGTGAGTTGTTCCCTTGTCAAGACAATAAAGACCTCCTGATTCTCTAGCACTGCCAATCATCTTCCCTGAGATCTTTTCCTAAATTTCACACAAATCGAAATAAAAAATAGCACGACAATTAAGAGAACGGGTTAATTTACTGGCGAAAATTAGATTACAAGAGAACTTTGGAACATGAAGAGTATTTTGAAGTGTAAGGGATGGTGATAGTTTAATAGTTCCTTTTTCAACAAATGCAGAGAAGGAACCATCATCTATCTTGATTTTACTGTTCCCTGCACAAGGAGTGTAAGTAGAGAAAAAACGAGAACTTCCAGTCATGTGGTCACTAGCTCCTGAATCTATGATCCAAGAATCTATTTGTTTGGAATTGTCTCTAAGAAAAGCAGATGATACAATACCCGTTTTACCATAAGAATTTGGTGCATTTGGACGAAATTGTGGAGATTGAAGGAGTTTGTGTAGAATTTTCAATTGTTCCCTTGTAAATGGGGTCGTTTATAGAGAAGTTTACTGCCCCTAATCAAAATTAGTTGTTTGGAAGGCCTGCCCATTTTGAGATTGAAAGCCACGATTATCAACTCCCTTTTTCTTCCAGTTTAGTGGTTCCTCATGAATCTCCCAACACATTTCACGGGTGTGCCAATATTTTTTGCAATGATCACACCATGGCCTTTTGTTTCTGTTCTCTCCATTCTTCACTGTCACAAGAGCTGAAGAGTCTATAATAGGTTTTTGTTCAATATTTAAATCAGGTTCCATGAAATTGATTAACCAAGCAATCACGAGTGAATTATCTGATCTCCAAGAGTTCATCTTTGGATCTCCAACTTCCGGCTTTTTCGTTTCTCCAGTCAGATGTCCCAACTTTCTACGACCATTGATTGAAAGCTTTACGGACTGTGCCTATTTTAGATAGTTATTCCCATTTAATCGATGAGAAGTAAACTGGAAGGCATGTGAGAAGCATTGCCTCCTTGTGTCATCAAATTTTCTACAGGAGCTTCCAAAGAAAAACTTTTGTCTTCAATTGATGTTTCAGAAAGATGCTCTCCATGAAAGGCTGTTTTATCTATATGATATTAGGGGAAAAAGTCCCTCTCTGATACCATGAAAGTTTAGAtactacaaaaatatattttattcatagtGTTTCTATAGTATTTATAGGAGAACAAGTAAAGACCAATTAAACTAATCAATCCCTAATTCTTAGGAAATCTTGAATCAAAGGATTTCCTCAAAACTATTTTCCTAGAATAACATATTCTAATCCTATATTTACAGGAGCAAATTCCAAATTTGCCAACTTCATTTGTGGAGCAGATTATAATTAAATCTGCAATCTTAATGGTGGAGCAGATTATGACTAAATCTGCCAACTCATTCAACAGTTGAactaattaaaaacttttaagatATGGACTTGTTATACcagaattttcttttatcaatcAAATTAGTGTTGTCAAGAACATATGTCCAGTTTGAGTTCGCATGATATAAAAACCActattgggggggggggggggggggagttaAGAGTTTCCAATTGAAGGTTACTCCTTTCAAGGGCGCAAACCAACTTTTCTTGAATGCAAAGGAATCTTTTACCATCTTATTTGTGTGCTTATTGACCCTCATTGattaataaggaaaaaaattaaggagTTTATAGGCTTGAGTGAGATCTATCACTTAAGACTTTCTTAAAGGGTTGGACCGTCTTATGCAGTTTATAATAATAGGTATTCGACCAGGTCAATTAATGCTTGAGGCCGCAACTCAAAATAATGGCTTGGTAGAGAGCCAAGAGTGGTGACTTGGACCAAGAAAGGGTGCTAGCTGTGACCTACCGATAAGAGTGGTGGTTTGTATCCAAAAGAAGTGTCATTCATGAATTTTTGGGCATAATTGGTTTCTCATGacaactttaattttattattgctAAGTAAGTGGACTAACTTCGGTCTAACAACTCTTAACACTCAATTTTTCTTTTGCACTCAGTCTTTTCTTGAgtgcacttttttttttgagcaGGCACTCTTTATTAGAGTACGCAGACATACAACTCTAACCACTTCTATTTATAGGTGGTGATGAAAGGAACTAGTAtgaaggtaattttttttgaactatACCTTCCACTTATTTCTAGAATGTTTTTAGACTTGAACTCAAGAACTCTAAATCTTGAGTTCTTCCTTCAATTCTCTACAGTCTTGATTATTCTAGATTCTCTTTGAAATATCTTAGATTTTAATTAAGTTggtgattattttttaacactCACCTTCCACACCAACTTAATTTATTCTTCATATCCATTTTGAGTGAGCCATTATGAACATCTCCTTCCTTTGAAATTCTCCACTTACTACTCGTTGAAGAATTCAAGGTAGCAATCTTCTTGATCTGGACCACCTCTGCTAAAGTTGCATCTATATACTTGGTGTTTGGGTGTTTCTTAAAACTCTTTAGTTGTGGTTCTGGTGCTTCTTTGACTTCTTCTTGAAATATGGCAGGAATTTCACAAGCTCCAGTTTGCCATGACTTGTTATTTTGTGGAGATACCCATGGTGTAGGTGTTTGGGTTTTCCTCTTGCCTATTGATTAATTTCCATCTTATTccctcatttttcttctttcagcTTATCTTACAACTTTTGCTCAAGTGTTGTCAATTCTAGTAGGGAGAGTTACCTGGACCACCATGCTGATGCTTCATCAAATACTACATTTGTCGACACGTATGTCTGATTAGTGGTAGGGCCACGACAACTTCACTACTCACTACTCATTGAATCTTCTTCGAAGATTGTATTCACCTTTGCTAATGTTGCACCCATGTTCTTGGTTTTTGGACATTTCAGTTGTGTAAACCTTCTTAGTTGTGGTTGTGGTGCTTCTAGTTCTTGGACTTCTTCTTGCAACAGGTACGAAGTTTCAAAGGCTTAAGTTTTCCATATACATTTCTTGTTTTGTGTGTACGTGGAGATAACACTTGTGCAGGTTATTTGTGTTTTTGATAGAACTAGGTAAATTACCAGTGCTTCGCACGGGATTGGACTATTTTATTACACTTACATATGATTATTTGGTAATATGACCTACAGCAAATGATTAAGTTTCATGGAAAATGAGGAATGAAAAAGGTTCATAAGaagtttaattaatgtatttcaaTTCGATTCCtctatagcaaaaaaaaaaaaactacaatagtggcagaaataaaagttttgtttaCTAAAAAACCAAATGTAATAAATTCAACCATTTCAAAAACGTTATGAGTTGTGGAATTAAATATGCGAGAGTAGTAACGTGACATTGCAAtcgaaatcaattttctttgtttattcgAAGAAACCCgtagaaagggacaaaagagaagatcaattttcaatcatcttCTGTGTAACttttaacaaagttaaaagaaaaaagtaaccAGAATAGCAAAAAGAGTTGTCATACTTACATGAATCACTACGACTTATAGTAAAGATTAAGCTCCATGAAATAGGAGGATGAAAATTTTTaggaatgaaacaaacttcataagaaacttAATCAATGTAATTGAATTCAACTATCCAACGGAAAAAACCTTCAAATAATAGTGGCAccaaatccctctatttattgtgccttatcggaaaggtcacaactctttggaaaagttgcaaccatttggaaaggtcacaacctcttataaaagtcacaattttcataaaaatcgcaactcttgataaaagtcacaacttttcagcaaagttacaacttttgatataaaagttgcaactcttcataaaagttgcaacttttcataaagtcacaattcttcataaaagtcacaacttttcataaaagtcacaacttttcataaaagtcacaaaatcttcattaaaatcgcaactcttcataaaagtcacaatttttcttgaaaggGGAAGNNNNNNNNNNNNNNNNNNNNNNNNNNNNNNNNNNNNNNNNNNNNNNNNNNNNNNNNNNNNNNNNNNNNNNNNNNNNNNNNNNNNNNNNNNNNNNNNNNNNNNNNNNNNNNNNNNNNNNNNNNNNNNNNNNNNNNNNNNNNNNNNNNNNNNNNNNNNNNNNNNNNNNNNNNNNNNNNNNNNNNNNNNNNNNNNNNNNNNNNNNNNNNNNNNNNNNNNNNNNNNNNNNNNNNNNNNNNNNNNNNNNNNNNNNNNNNNNNNNNNNNNNNNNNNNNNNNNNNNNNNNNNNNNNNNNNNNNNNNNNNNNNNNNNNNNNNNNNNNNNNNNNNNNNNNNNNNNNNNNNNNNNNNNNNNNNNNNNNNNNNNNNNNNNNNNNNNNNNNNNNNNNNNNNNNNNNNNNNNNNNNNNNNNNNNNNNNNNNNNNNNNNNNNNNNNNNNNNNNNNNNNNNNNNNNNNNNNNNNNNNNNNNNNNNNNNNNNNNNNNNNNNNNNNNNNNNNNNNNNNNNNNNNNNNNNNNNNNNNNNNNNNNNNNNNNNNNNNNNNNNNNNNNNNNNNNNNNNNNNNNNNNNNNNNNNNNNNNNNNNNNNNNNNNNNNNNNNNNNNNNNNNNNNNNNNNNNNNNNNNNNNNNNNNNNNNNNNNNNNNNNNNNNNNNNNNNNNNNNNNNNNNNNNNNNNNNNNNNNNNNNNNNNNNNNNNNNNNNNNNNNNNNNNNNNNNNNNNNNNNNNNNNNNNNNNNNNNNNNNNNNNNNNNNNNNNNNNNNNNNNNNNNNNNNNNNNNNNNNNNNNNNNNNNNNNNNNNNNNNNNNNNNNNNNNNNNNNNNNNNNNNNNNNNNNNNNNNNNNNNNNNNNNNNNNNNNNNNNNNNNNNNNNNNNNNNNNNNNNNNNNNNNNNNNNNNNNNNNNNNNNNNNNNNNNNNNNNNNNNNNNNNNNNNNNNNNNNNNNNNNNNNNNNNNNNNNNNNNNNNNNNNNNNNNNNNNNNNNNNNNNNNNNNNNNNNNNNNNNNNNNNNNNNNNNNNNNNNNNNNNNNNNNNNNNNNNNNNNNNNNNNNNNNNNNNNNNNNNNNNNNNNNNNNNNNNNNNNNNNNNNNNNNNNNNNNNNNNNNNNNNNNNNNNNNNNNNNNNNNNNNNNNNNNNNNNNNNNNNNNNNNNNNNNNNNNNNNNNNNNNNNNNNNNNNNNNNNNNNNNNNNNNNNNNNNNNNNNNNNNNNNNNNNNNNNNNNNNNNNNNNNNNNNNNNNNNNNNNNNNNNNNNNNNNNNNNNNNNNNNNNNNNNNNNNNNNNNNNNNNNNNNNNNNNNNNNNNNNNNNNNNNNNNNNNNNNNNNNNNNNNNNNNNNNNNNNNNNNNNNNNNNNNNNNNNNNNNNNNNNNNNNNNNNNNNNNNNNNNNNNNNNNNNNNNNNNNNNNNNNNNNNNNNNNNNNNNNNNNNNNNNNNNNNNNNNNNNNNNNNNNNNNNNNNNNNNNNNNNNNNNNNNNNNNNNNNNNNNNNNNNNNNNNNNNNNNNNNNNNNNNNNNNNNNNNNNNNNNNNNNNNNNNNNNNNNNNNNNNNNNNNNNNNNNNNNNNNNNNNNNNNNNNNNNNNNNNNNNNNNNNNNNNNNNNNNNNNNNNNNNNNNNNNNNNNNNNNNNNNNNNNNNNNNNNNNNNNNNNNNNNNNNNNNNNNNNNNNNNNNNNNNNNNNNNNNNNNNNNNNNNNNNNNNNNNNNNNNNNNNNNNNNNNNNNNNNNNNNNNNNNNNNNNNNNNNNNNNNNNNNNNNNNNNNNNNNNNNNNNNNNNNNNNNNNNNNNNNNNNNNNNNNNNNNNNNNNNNNNNNNNNNNNNNNNNNNNNNNNNNNNNNNNNNNNNNNNNNNNNNNNNNNNNNNNNNNNNNNNNNNNNNNNNNNNNNNNNNNNNNNNNNNNNNNNNNNNNNNNNNNNNNNNNNNNNNNNNNNNNNNNNNNNNNNNNNNNNNNNNNNNNNNNNNNNNNNNNNNNNNNNNNNNNNNNNNNNNNNNNNNNNNNNNNNNNNNNNNNNNNNNNNNNNNNNNNNNNNNNNNNNNNNNNNNNNNNNNNNNNNNNNNNNNNNNNNNNNNNNNNNNNNNNNNNNNNNNNNNNNNNNNNNNNNNNNNNNNNNNNNNNNNNNNNNNNNNNNNNNNNNNNNNNNNNNNNNNNNNNNNNNNNNNNNNNNNNNNNNNNNNNNNNNNNNNNNNNNNNNNNNNNNNNNNNNNNNNNNNNNNNNNNNNNNNNNNNNNNNNNNNNNNNNNNNNNNNNNNNNNNNNNNNNNNNNNNNNNNNNNNNNNNNNNNNNNNNNNNNNNNNNNNNNNNNNNNNNNNNNNNNNNNNNNNNNNNNNNNNNNNNNNNNNNNNNNNNNNNNNNNNNNNNNNNNNNNNNNNNNNNNNNNNNNNNNNNNNNNNNNNNNNNNNNNNNNNNNNNNNNNNNNNNNNNNNNNNNNNNNNNNNNNNNNNNNNNNNNNNNNNNNNNNNNNNNNNNNNNNNNNNNNNNNNNNNNNNNNNNNNNNNNNNNNNNNNNNNNNNNNNNNNNNNNNNNNNNNNNNNNNNNNNNNNNNNNNNNNNNNNNNNNNNNNNNNNNNNNNNNNNNNNNNNNNNNNNNNNNNNNNNNNNNNNNNNNNNNNNNNNNNNNNNNNNNNNNNNNNNNNNNNNNNNNNNNNNNNNNNNNNNNNNNNNNNNNNNNNNNNNNNNNNNNNNNNNNNNNNNNNNNNNNNNNNNNNNNNNNNNNNNNNNNNNNNNNNNNNNNNNNNNNNNNNNNNNNNNNNNNNNNNNNNNNNNNNNNNNNNNNNNNNNNNNNNNNNNNNNNNNNNNNNNNNNNNNNNNNNNNNNNNNNNNNNNNNNNNNNNNNNNNNNNNNNNNNNNNNNNNNNNNNNNNNNNNNNNNNNNNNNNNNNNNNNNNNNNNNNNNNNNNNNNNNNNNNNNNNNNNNNNNNNNNNNNNNNNNNNNNNNNNNNNNNNNNNNNNNNNNNNNNNNNNNNNNNNNNNNNNNNNNNNNNNNNNNNNNNNNNNNNNNNNNNNNNNNNNNNNNNNNNNNNNNNNNNNNNNNNNNNNNNNNNNNNNNNNNNNNNNNNNNNNNNNNNNNNNNNNNNNNNNNNNNNNNNNNNNNNNNNNNNNNNNNNNNNNNNNNNNNNNNNNNNNNNNNNNNNNNNNNNNNNNNNNNNNNNNNNNNNNNNNNNNNNNNNNNNNNNNNNNNNNNNNNNNNNNNNNNNNNNNNNNNNNNNNNNNNNNNNNNNNNNNNNNNNNNNNNNNNNNNNNNNNNNNNNNNNNNNNNNNNNNNNNNNNNNNNNNNNNNNNNNNNNNNNNNNNNNNNNNNNNNNNNNNNNNNNNNNNNNNNNNNNNNNNNNNNNNNNNNNNNNNNNNNNNNNNNNNNNNNNNNNNNNNNNNNNNNNNNNNNNNNNNNNNNNNNNNNNNNNNNNNNNNNNNNNNNNNNNNNNNNNNNNNNNNNNNNNNNNNNNNNNNNNNNNNNNNNNNNNNNNNNNNNNNNNNNNNNNNNNNNNNNNNNNNNNNNNNNNNNNNNNNNNNNNNNNNNNNNNNNNNNNNNNNNNNNNNNNNNNNNNNNNNNNNNNNNNNNNNNNNNNNNNNNNNNNNNNNNNNNNNNNNNNNNNNNNNNNNNNNNNNNNNNNNNNNNNNNNNNNNNNNNNNNNNNNNNNNNNNNNNNNNNNNNNNNNNNNNNNNNNNNNNNNNNNNNNNNNNNNNNNNNNNNNNNNNNNNNNNNNNNNNNNNNNNNNNNNNNNNNNNNNNNNNNNNNNNNNNNNNNNNNNNNNNNNNNNNNNNNNNNNNNNNNNNNNNNNNNNNNNNNNNNNNNNNNNNNNNNNNNNNNNNNNNNNNNNNNNNNNNNNNNNNNNNNNNNNNNNNNNNNNNNNNNNNNNNNNNNNNNNNNNNNNNNNNNNNNNNNNNNNNNNNNNNNNNNNNNNNNNNNNNNNNNNNNNNNNNNNNNNNNNNNNNNNNNNNNNNNNNNNNNNNNNNNNNNNNNNNNNNNNNNNNNNNNNNNNNNNNNNNNNNNNNNNNNNNNNNNNNNNNNNNNNNNNNNNNNNNNNNNNNNNNNNNNNNNNNNNNNNNNNNNNNNNNNNNNNNNNNNNNNNNNNNNNNNNNNNNNNNNNNNNNNNNNNNNNNNNNNNNNNNNNNNNNNNNNNNNNNNNNNNNNNNNNNNNNNNNNNNNNNNNNNNNNNNNNNNNNNNN includes:
- the LOC107017184 gene encoding premnaspirodiene oxygenase, with amino-acid sequence MQFLSLASIFLFLSFLFLLRKWKNSNSQSKKLPPGPWKLPLLGSMLHMVGGLPHHVLRDLAKKYGPLMHLQLGEVSAVVVTSPDMAKEVLKTHDIAFASRPKLLAPEIVCYNRSDIAFCPYGDYWRQMRKICVLELLSAKNVRSYSSIRRDEVDRLVNFIRSSSSSDEPVNFTERLFLFTSSMTCRSAFGKVFKEQDKFIQLIKEVIGLAGGFDVADIFPSLKFLHVLSGMKGKIMNAHHKVDAIVEDVINEHKKNIAMGKTNGALGGEDLIDVLLRLMNDGGLQFPITNDNIKAIIFDMFAAGTETSSSTLVWAMVQLMKNPSVFAKAQAEVREAFKDRETFDENDVEELKYLKLVIKETLRLHPPVPLLVPRECREETDINGYTIPVKTKVMVNVWALGRDPKYWDDAESFKPERFEQSSVDFIGNNFEYLPFGGGRRICPGISFGLANVYLPLAQLLYHFDWKLPNGMEPKDLNLTELVGVTAARKDDLILVATPYQQ